A single genomic interval of Oryza sativa Japonica Group chromosome 7, ASM3414082v1 harbors:
- the LOC4343872 gene encoding stress-response A/B barrel domain-containing protein UP3, giving the protein MICLRAAFPLTSSFSSSPLRRLALKPSSSRAAAAAAMSSAPATAIAAPVEHIVLIKVRPEAAASGAAAAMVSSLQALSSVVPGLSYIHVGPVLRLRSPAAEALGPTHVLHSRYATKPDLAAYAAHPAHVAAVQGHVLPNALDTTAIDWVNAALAPSPVTPGSAVRLTLAKVKEGVEVPQLVEKVAAATAAAGEAKGARVSFGENFSPARAKGYQFGMVAVFDSVEELDAVEGDGKVQEAKAAVRPLLDEVLVLDFVVGPAAVEAPAPANL; this is encoded by the coding sequence ATGATTTGCCTCCGAGCCGCCTTCCCCTtgacctcctccttctcctcctcccctctccgccgcctcgccctcaagccctcctcctcccgcgccgccgccgccgccgccatgtcgtccgcccccgccaccgccatcgccgcgccggtCGAGCACATCGTGCTCATCAAGGTCCGccccgaggcggcggcgtcgggcgccgccgcggcgatggTGTCCTCGCTGCAGGCGCTGTCCAGCGTGGTGCCCGGGCTGTCGTACATCCACGTCGGCCCCGTGCTCCGCctccggtcgccggcggcggaggcgctggGGCCGACCCACGTCCTCCACTCCCGCTACGCCACCAAGCCCGACCTGGCGGCGTACGCGGCGCACCCGGCGCACGTCGCCGCCGTGCAGGGGCACGTCCTCCCCAACGCGCTCGACACCACCGCCATCGACTGGGTCAACGCCGCGCTCGCGCCGTCCCCGGTCACCCCGGGCTCCGCCGTGCGGCTCACGCTGGCGAAGGTGAAGGAAGGTGTGGAGGTGCCCCAGCTCGTGGAGAAGgtcgccgcggcgacggcggcggcgggcgaggcgaaGGGCGCCAGGGTGAGCTTCGGGGAGAACTTCTCCCCCGCGCGGGCTAAGGGGTACCAGTTCGGGATGGTGGCGGTGTTCGACAGCGTGGAGGAGCTCGACGCGGTGGAGGGGGACGGGAAGGTGCAGGAGGCCAAGGCGGCGGTGAGGCCACTGCTCGACGAGGTGCTCGTGCTGGACTTCGTCGTCGGACCTGCCGCCGTGGaggctccggcgccggccaaCCTCTGA
- the LOC4343870 gene encoding probable small nuclear ribonucleoprotein G, whose translation MSRSGQPPDLKKYMDKKLQIKLNANRVVIGTLRGFDQFMNLVVDNTVEVNGNEKNDIGMVVIRGNSVVMIEALEPVPKPQ comes from the exons ATGAGCCGATCGGGGCAGCCTCCGGATCTGAAGAA GTACATGGACAAGAAGCTCCAAA TCAAGCTGAATGCGAACCGTGTTGTCATTGGCACTCTTCGAGGATTCGATCAGTTTATGAATTTGGTCGTGGACAACACAGTGGAGGTCAATGGAAACGAGAAGAATGACATAGGGATGGTG GTTATCAGGGGAAACAGTGTTGTGATGATTGAAGCCCTCGAACCTGTTCCCAAGCCGCAGTGA
- the LOC4343871 gene encoding peroxisome biogenesis factor 10 has translation MRGGGGGDAGTSSRGGGSGGAPARPRRFPEAAQPEIMRAAEKDDGYAAHVTEACRDAFRHLFGTRVAVAYQNEIKLLGQSLYYLLTTGSGQQTLGEEYCDISQVATSHGLPPTPARRILFILYQTTVPYLAERISSRIVARGIALEDSQLDDHSESDSSSIGTAAQPSPIRNSPSRSLSFSHLSRLRGRVHTLWEWVLRKWPSMLPFAQDFIQLTIRTNLMFFYFEGLYYHLPKRAAGIRYVFIGKPLNQRPRYQILGIFLLIQLCILGAERLRRSNLSTIASSINQISSGGYPSSRGRGVPVLNEDGNIISDIRHGKTADLATSSEASSGKSKCTLCLSTRQNPTATTCGHVFCWSCIMEWCNEKPECPLCRTPITHSSLICIYHSDF, from the exons atgcgcggcggcggcggcggggatgcgGGCACCAGCTCGAGGGGCGGCGGTTCCGGCGGGGCCCCCGCGCGTCCGCGGCGGTTCCCTGAGGCGGCGCAGCCGGAGATCAtgcgggcggcggagaaggacgACGGCTACGCCGCGCACGTCACCGAGGCCTGCCGCGACGCCTTCCGCCACCTCTTCG GTACCAGGGTCGCCGTTGCTTATCAGAACGAG ATAAAATTGCTTGGTCAGTCTCTTTATTACTTGCTAACAACTGGTTCAGGCCAGCAAACACTTGGAGAAGAATACTGTGATATATCTCAG GTTGCAACCTCGCACGGACTTCCGCCTACACCTGCTAGACGGATTCTATTCATTTTGTACCAAACTACCGTTCCCTATCTTGCTGAACGCATCAG CTCTAGAATTGTTGCACGTGGTATTGCCCTCGAGGACTCTCAGCTTGATGACCATTCTGAAAGTGATAGTTCTAGTATAGGCACTGCAGCACAACCATCCCCAATTAGGAACAGTCCTTCAAGAAGCTTGAGTTTTTCTCATTTGTCAAGGTTGAGAGGCAGAGTCCATACCTTGTGGGAATGGGTTCTTCGGAAATGGCCTTCG ATGCTACCATTTGCTCAAGATTTTATACAGTTAACTATCCGGACAAACCTTATGTTCTTCTATTTTGAAG GATTGTATTATCATTTACCAAAGCGAGCAGCTGGCATTCGTTATGTATTCATTGGGAAGCCATTGAATCAGAGGCCCAG GTATCAAATCTTGGGTATTTTTCTGTTAATTCAGTTATGTATTCTTGGTGCTGAAAGACTTCGAAGAAGTAATTTATCAACAATAGCTAGTTCGATTAACCAAATCTCATCTGGAGGCTATCCTTCATCAAGAG GTCGAGGTGTCCCTGTTCTAAATGAAGATGGAAATATAATCAGCGACATCCGCCATGGGAAAACTGCAGATTTGGCTACTAGTTCAGag GCATCCAGTGGTAAGAGCAAATGCACCCTTTGTCTCAGTACCCGTCAGAATCCCACTGCCACAACCTGTGGCCATGTCTTCTGCTG GAGTTGCATTATGGAGTGGTGTAATGAGAAGCCTGAATGCCCCCTATGCAGAACTCCGATTACACATTCGAGTTTGATTTGTATATATCATTCAGATTTCTAG